In a single window of the Acidobacteriota bacterium genome:
- the mqnE gene encoding aminofutalosine synthase MqnE has translation MQFSFDSKLIEIAFKVEDGERLTFDEGMALFQSTDLNALGKLADTVRRRKHGLTTYYNVNRHFNHTNICVADCKFCGFYRRARQEDAYTHSIEEGIEIARNAVAEGATELHIVGGLNSKLPFEYYTDLFSSLKREFPALHLKALTMVELDFFARFYKMSDEEVIEKLKAAGMDSCPGGGAEIFAEPTRSRICDHKCDGERWLELAGKVHNAGLKTNATMLYGHIETIEDRIDHLVRLREQQDKTGGFQCFIPLAFYPPGTALDSLSGPDAIDNLKTIAVSRLMLDNFDHIKAYWVMLGKATAQTALHFGANDLDGTITDGGELTHAYAAEGEVKMTKQEIIEMIQRAGFEAVERDTVYNRVAAV, from the coding sequence ATGCAGTTCTCATTTGACTCAAAATTGATCGAAATAGCCTTCAAAGTGGAAGACGGCGAGCGGCTGACGTTTGACGAAGGCATGGCGTTGTTCCAATCGACTGACCTCAACGCTCTCGGCAAACTGGCCGACACCGTTCGCCGCCGCAAGCATGGCCTGACGACGTATTACAACGTCAATCGTCATTTCAATCACACGAACATCTGCGTCGCGGATTGTAAATTCTGCGGGTTTTATCGGCGTGCTCGACAAGAGGACGCATACACGCATTCGATCGAAGAAGGCATCGAGATCGCACGCAACGCGGTTGCCGAGGGCGCGACCGAGCTGCACATCGTCGGCGGGCTCAACAGCAAGCTGCCGTTCGAATATTATACGGACCTTTTTTCATCGCTGAAGCGTGAGTTCCCTGCCTTGCACCTAAAGGCTCTGACGATGGTCGAGCTGGATTTCTTTGCACGCTTCTACAAAATGTCCGATGAAGAGGTCATTGAAAAGCTGAAAGCCGCGGGAATGGACTCATGTCCCGGCGGCGGTGCTGAGATCTTTGCCGAACCGACGCGTTCGCGTATCTGCGATCACAAATGCGACGGCGAACGTTGGCTCGAGCTTGCCGGCAAGGTCCACAACGCCGGCCTCAAGACCAACGCGACCATGCTCTACGGGCATATCGAGACCATCGAAGACCGCATCGACCACCTCGTGCGTTTAAGGGAACAGCAGGACAAGACCGGCGGCTTCCAGTGCTTTATCCCGCTCGCGTTTTATCCGCCGGGCACCGCGCTCGACAGCCTGTCCGGCCCCGACGCGATCGATAATCTCAAGACCATCGCCGTCTCACGCCTGATGCTCGACAACTTCGACCACATCAAAGCCTACTGGGTCATGCTCGGCAAAGCCACCGCCCAGACCGCCCTCCACTTCGGCGCCAACGACCTCGACGGCACCATCACCGACGGCGGCGAACTAACCCACGCCTACGCCGCCGAAGGCGAAGTAAAAATGACCAAACAAGAGATCATCGAAATGATCCAGCGTGCAGGCTTCGAGGCCGTCGAACGCGACACAGTCTACAACCGCGTCGCCGCAGTGTGA
- a CDS encoding site-specific DNA-methyltransferase — protein MLQIPKAIDEINRYRVINGDCLELLPTIDAETVQCCVTSPPYWGLRDYDHPGQIGAEPSPAEYVANLVKVFAEVKRVLRKDGTVWLNVGDAYARNGGTGGHGPNAIVGNTKKLIQKRNCKVPEIWGLKDRDLMGLPWRVAFALQEDGWYLRQRITWVKKTAMPESVKNRPTTCTEEIFLLTKSPTYFYDSQGFREPTGANLRNFWHLGPEPSGNGHKAVYPRELARRCILLGSKTGDLVLDPFGGSGTTGVAAMELGRKAIMIELNPEYVELSEKRGRTVQPQLQMRKTAE, from the coding sequence ATGCTTCAAATCCCAAAGGCCATCGACGAAATTAATCGCTATCGCGTCATTAACGGCGACTGTCTTGAGCTTCTGCCCACAATTGATGCTGAAACTGTTCAGTGCTGTGTAACGTCGCCTCCATATTGGGGCCTACGCGACTATGACCATCCGGGTCAAATTGGGGCTGAGCCGTCGCCGGCCGAATACGTGGCAAATTTGGTCAAGGTATTTGCCGAGGTGAAGCGCGTCCTCCGAAAAGACGGGACGGTTTGGCTCAACGTTGGGGATGCATACGCCCGTAACGGTGGTACCGGCGGTCACGGGCCGAACGCTATCGTAGGTAACACAAAGAAGCTCATTCAAAAACGAAACTGTAAGGTGCCCGAGATCTGGGGATTGAAGGACAGGGATTTGATGGGACTTCCGTGGCGCGTGGCTTTCGCTCTGCAAGAGGACGGATGGTACTTGCGTCAGCGCATCACGTGGGTGAAGAAAACCGCGATGCCGGAAAGCGTCAAAAACCGCCCGACAACCTGTACTGAGGAGATTTTCCTGCTGACGAAATCGCCGACATACTTCTACGATTCCCAAGGCTTTCGTGAACCAACAGGAGCAAACCTTCGGAACTTCTGGCATCTTGGTCCAGAGCCGAGCGGCAACGGCCACAAAGCGGTTTACCCGCGGGAATTGGCACGACGATGTATTCTGCTTGGCTCGAAAACTGGTGATTTGGTCCTCGATCCCTTCGGCGGATCGGGAACCACTGGTGTTGCCGCTATGGAATTGGGGCGGAAAGCAATAATGATTGAGCTGAATCCAGAGTACGTAGAGTTGAGCGAGAAACGTGGGCGAACAGTTCAACCCCAACTCCAAATGCGCAAGACGGCGGAATAG
- a CDS encoding HNH endonuclease, whose protein sequence is MAREPGSKKKILDYFLANLGKVLESRDIQAASGGAVEWARRVRELRNEDGYQILSHKDRADLKPNQYLLETDKRLPAFARDISKETRARVLDRNGNTCQMCGLAAGDVDPFNPARTVRLTMGHIVDKSKGGDDSVNNLRALCTNCNEGIQNASMPKPDRVHLLSQIRRATISDQEAVLEWLLTKFKSKRND, encoded by the coding sequence ATGGCACGAGAACCCGGATCGAAAAAGAAGATTCTCGACTACTTCCTCGCTAACCTTGGCAAGGTGTTGGAGTCACGAGATATTCAGGCCGCGAGCGGCGGTGCCGTGGAGTGGGCGCGTAGAGTGCGGGAGCTACGCAATGAGGACGGCTATCAAATTCTTTCGCACAAAGATCGAGCAGACTTGAAGCCCAACCAATATTTACTCGAAACAGATAAACGCTTGCCCGCTTTTGCAAGGGATATTTCTAAGGAGACGCGCGCAAGAGTTCTCGATAGAAACGGAAACACGTGCCAGATGTGCGGACTGGCGGCCGGCGATGTCGACCCGTTCAATCCGGCACGGACGGTTCGTCTAACGATGGGCCATATTGTTGACAAGTCCAAAGGAGGCGACGATTCGGTCAACAACCTCCGAGCGTTATGCACTAACTGCAACGAAGGCATTCAAAATGCATCGATGCCGAAGCCCGATCGCGTCCATTTACTTTCTCAAATTCGCCGTGCGACGATCTCGGACCAAGAAGCGGTGCTCGAGTGGTTATTAACCAAGTTCAAGTCGAAGAGAAACGATTGA